A region from the Vicia villosa cultivar HV-30 ecotype Madison, WI linkage group LG3, Vvil1.0, whole genome shotgun sequence genome encodes:
- the LOC131658576 gene encoding uncharacterized protein LOC131658576 has translation MVWNNEKEEASRLGWLAFHRWQEWFNIQQVLSNNNNLHHALTWSPLEEDWVKCNVDAGFNSLLGTTNRGWCIRGAGGSFIHAGVAWDSRNLSILEAEAMALKEAIQDSIALHLDRIIFESDSLNVVTTLHSNASGRSEFHHVIHSIRLLLSSFHNFEVKFVKRQANMVAHSLVKTANSWARRSSLHNIPPCIALLINK, from the coding sequence ATGGTATGGAATAATGAGAAGGAGGAAGCTTCCCGTCTTGGTTGGCTTGCTTTTCATCGATGGCAGGAATGGTTTAACATCCAGCAGGTTCTGAGTAACAATAATAATCTTCATCATGCCTTAACTTGGTCTCCTCTTGAGGAGGATTGGGTTAAATGTAACGTCGACGCCGGGTTTAACTCACTTTTGGGAACGACTAATAGAGGTTGGTGTATTCGGGGAGCGGGTGGCAGTTTTATCCATGCAGGTGTGGCTTGGGATTCTAGAAATCTCTCTATTCTCGAAGCTGAGGCAATGGCTCTTAAAGAGGCTATCCAAGATTCTATTGCTCTTCATCTCGATCGAATTATTTTTGAAAGTGATTCTCTTAATGTGGTTACGACTTTGCATTCCAATGCTTCTGGTAGATCCGAGTTTCATCATGTTATCCATTCTATTAGATTGCTTTTATCTTCTTTTCACAACTTTGAGGTCAAGTTTGTTAAAcgccaagcgaatatggttgcccaCTCTCTTGTAAAGACGGCCAATTCATGGGCTAGGCGTAGTTCTTTGCATAATATTCCTCCTTGTATCGCGTTGCTTATCAATAAATAA